The bacterium genome has a segment encoding these proteins:
- the rpsI gene encoding 30S ribosomal protein S9, which produces AGKIVINKKELKDYFGGRSLTFEPIIQQPLMATSTLGKYDILVTVEGGGVTGQAEAIRHGIARALVRANEELRTILGRGGFLTRDPRMHERKKYGLYGRRRRFQYSKR; this is translated from the coding sequence GCAGGTAAAATAGTTATCAATAAAAAAGAACTAAAAGATTACTTCGGTGGTAGAAGTTTAACCTTTGAACCTATTATCCAACAACCACTAATGGCTACTTCTACTTTAGGTAAGTATGATATTTTAGTTACCGTAGAAGGCGGTGGTGTTACTGGTCAAGCAGAGGCTATTCGCCATGGCATAGCCAGAGCCCTTGTCCGGGCTAATGAGGAATTGCGAACAATTCTTGGCCGGGGCGGATTTCTAACTCGAGACCCACGTATGCATGAACGGAAAAAATATGGACTCTATGGCCG